GATGGTGATCGGGATTATGTGCTTATTAATCTGGggtcgttcaagtattacgtaagcaccattggggggagggggggtctttgattttcttatttggtgattacgtcaacaggtattatttacttttgttcacatattacccacacattgtctatgcttaaaaatgaaatgtatTCGCGGGGATTCctacaaacatttaataagtttatgtATCTTTTTTctctttgttttaataatttttttcgcaGAAAATCAAACCTAGGACAAAGTTATACTCTTTTTACGTTACCAATTAAGCCACAAAGTTGTAACCTCAGAATAGcgatatgtttttttaaattgtgaaGATTATTAATGCTTTACGTAATGCTAaacaaattatcatttttatgGTTTTATTGTTGTCAAGgatgaattaatttttcaatatattcCTCTACTATTACGTAAAAAATAACTTGACACTGATTAATATTCTTGGATGATGAAGTAGGTCACAGATGCCACCTTAAGAGATCTCACGTAAATTAATCTAATCGTACTAGCAATAAGAACTATGACTCATTGACCTGTGGCACTACCGATAGATCATGGTTTTTGTAGAGCTGAAAGGTATAAAGGGACatctatcttaatatatataaattacgtgtcacgttgtttgtccgcgatggactcctaaactaccgaaccgatatcaatcaaatttgcgcaccgtgtgtagtttgatccaacttaaaggataggatagcttacatctcaatttatacccgcaatattattttattgcaaaatatttgtttattattagtcacaattctaacagatggccctgtattgaaagtaccaatgtttcacataagctacaatttaatggcataaccatcaaaaaagcatggtggtccccatgactggtgttctcctaccgtttcccttgaatagtttgctactatgtaatataacaaaaaccttagccacagcaacgcttggccggtctgctagttgaATTATAAAGAGGAACCACTTAAGAACTACTGCCGATTTAAAGAATTATTTcagtttcaataaataataccgGAACGTAGCCATACATTTATTAGTAGTCGTTTAGTAGTAGTTAGTAGGCgtacatttattttcagaatataaaaaaaaatgccgTACGTATCCTGCAGCTCGCTAGCCACCAGTAAAACTCATGTTGTGAAAGGCAGTTGAcacatcaataaatattaataaaacgtacatttatattttgcaattgtattgtttacttacaaggaaaataataatctttacaaaattaaagaaCTTAACGTCAAATAAGTGTTTTTATGTTCAACTTGGGAGTTGTCATATTAGATTTTCAGTTTCgtcataataaagttttaaaattatatcgtgtgtgttaatgcaattaatgtttttaatattactaagatttttattttttccctaaaaaaacaacaattatgATTGAATTATAGCTTATGAACAGCAACTACTTTTTGTAGCAAAATTTCCACGTTTTTAGATCTTTTGCGTCATTTACACAATGTCTTTgtgtgtaataaaatttattgtatatatttttttatttttaacgtcTTAACTTTATATAACACGTTAACCTTGAAGCTCGTTGATGtctttaaaactaatattttctttataacaaataaaaaattaatcgcctcttatcatattataatttattattacaataatatttttctttttatcacaTTAGGTAAGCCTTAATTTTTTGGACTTCGTACACAATGGTTGGTAGCAGCGAGGCGTGCAACGCGATGGTTTTTTTTATGCGATCAAATAATGCTACAGGAGTCTGCagaaagagagagagagcGCATAATAAGAATCCTTATGAGAGATGGATGGAAAGAGAAAAAGAAGGTTCGCCGATCTCCTGCTACCTATGTAGTCGACACTTTGTCTACGTGGTTATACCGCTAAAATCCTTGTAGAATGCGAAAGCAACCCTCGGGGGCCCCTTTGAAGTGGTCGTGTTGGTACTAGCAGAGTTGGTTGAAGTGGGTACAACTCACCCGGTTGTCTGTGTAGCAGAATGCCTGGAGTGAGTCGAACCCCATATACCCCTACTGCATTTAGAGCGAGGGATGCGTAAACGCATTCTTTGGTATggaatagttaaaaaaaactccaCCCGCAAGAGACGTAAGTCATTTGTAAGCGAAACAAAAACTGATTCATTCGTTTtccttttgttatttaaagaacaaaaatatataaaaatcttttctgttttaaattactatgaGAACGTATATTTGTACACatgaattaaattgtaattgatTATACTTATGACTAGACAATTTTGCTGATAAAAGATTCCTAGACTATCTAGGTCATATCGCGCGAGGGAAATATGCTATCAATTTGATAAATGATGGAGACCTTGAGATTAATTAGATCCAATAGGTACAAAAAGCGTTTGTACCTATTCCAAGTGCGGTATCCTGACCTCCTATGGAGCACGAGGCAGACCCATTTTTAACTTTCATTAGGCCAGAATgtgtattaacaattaattagaaatatttaatagatatCATTTCTGCTTAAACGGTATTGTTTATGGTCACTTTATGAAggacattttaatattatgaaattgtaGAGATTCTAGAAGGATTTCACAcattaaatatcaaattaacaCTACATACAACTACCAAATTACGTTATTTATacagataatatttatatttcataaaatatatgtaactaaACACTTTTAGAATATTACCTATGATGTTAAAACTATTTGTTTGTCCTCACGTAATCTTCGAAGCAGAGACAAATCGCATAGATTAGAAATCTATACTTATGGGTTATGACAATTGACGTATTCTATTcactttgaaaaaaattttgttaaatcccaataaatttaaaatgacatgTGACATTTAAATGACAGAAAAATATGTAGTATCCAATCGCATAAATAGGCTATATTGACATACCACATCATTTCGTAGATATAATTTGacgaaatacaaaaaactaattcTCCTGTTTATAAGTGTAGATAACAATAACCATTCTCAATTGTGTGATTGACCATCGTTTCAATACAATAGATTTCTTATTAGGgtctttttattgaatttgtatttatgcgGGTTTTTAGATAGTACTTATCTTTACGTTTAATTGCGTTTCTTTGTTGATCTGTAggaatatataattgtataaatggatgtaaaaatttgttattgtgagctatgaaataaaatctgtaaggtataattattatatagtagTTAATCGGATTTTCCGAGTATAATTTATAGAATAACTCTCCATACTTGAGAGATATCTATCTCTATATCATCATATCTATATCAATCTTGATATAACGgattttttagaatatttatgttatctaCGAATTCATAGCAAAAAGCTACCCGTTTGTAAGGAAAGCCGTTTTCATCAAAAGAGTTGTATATTTAGAAAGCTAAGAATAAacctaaattttaaattccaagTAAATAAGCTATCTCCAGAGTTaaaggtataaaaataaaaattacttaaactggtccagccgtcttcgaTTTTTGCCCTTAGcttattttgcgattcatttttatccATAtagattaaacaaattttgtgtTCACCTATAAACACACACTTTTATGTTTGCTTAGATCCATTCGCCTATATAGGCATCACTAGTAGTTACTTCGTATATCAACACTAAGAAACCAAAagatgaaatattaaatttacatgcGTATTATGAgtcttgaaatattttcaaGTCGTCTCAAAGCAAATatactttatcatttacaTAACACCTATTACTAACgtaatacacaaaataataaaaaatgggtgcgtgtacttatgtacgcgcgtaagaagttttatttctttggcactattaaaaatggtttttgattgcatgcaaataattaattactattattattcgaatgttgtttttaaaatatgtccaatgccgtaacatcttccgtgggcaacttcattctgttaattttgtgtaacggtgcgcgcgcatcgtaaaatttcactctcatcaatttttcataacgcacctaaagaagtataacttcaaaaagaaagGAAACAAATGAAAACCATTTTAAgcgtgtaatgtgtgtgtgtgttgtggttgtaactggccctggctcagcattatgatTTGGGGCAGACGTGTTCCAATTTAACACGTTATACTTATACTAGCTATAAACATTATCACTGTCCTTGAAGCGTAATGTTATCTGATTTTTCCTGTTTATTTATCTCGGAAAACAGATTTTCCTCGGTTTATGAAGCGatcgtaaatataaattggGACGTTGCAGTATATTTATAGCTAACCTAAATATGCCATGTGACAGGTATTTATACAAACGACGAGAAAGATTTTTGAGACAGAttccaaaatatatatttcagtgTAAACTCATAGTCAGTACATAATCGAAACCTGGCAATATATGATAACATACACTGGCCTAGAAgaggttttttataatacatataacgtTTTGATAGGCACTTCATTGCTAACCGGTTTGAGTCTTGAGATCATTACGTTGACCtgcttttaatttgtttacggTATGATGCAACAGGGCATATATTatcggtttttttttttaaggacaattcacaccaattgacctagtcccatgctaagctggcgaagcttgtgttatgggtactaggcaacggatatacattacatattatagatagatagaaatatagctacatatttaaacacccaagacctaagcataacaccaaatgctcgtcacatcgatgttcgtctcagccggggatcgaacacAGGACCCATgtattcgcagtcaggggtacaaACCAcgagaccaatgagtcgtcaatcgAATGGTACAGTTTATTGAATGGCACAGTGGGAAGTTCAATACATTTCTGCATTTTTTCCTAGTGGTTTTGTCGCATATCTGTGGTTTTCCTTGCATTCGATGAAAATACTAATACGCGCACTGAATGACAGAAACAGTTTTGGGTTTTTCCAtacttaaaatcaaaatatttagcGTTAGAAGGGTCAAAGATTAATATAGTATGTGCGTATATACGTatacttttttgtattaaaaacttaCCAGTAAAGCATTACTAGAGTaacatgaaatattatttaaataaatgagtacaacctttttaggttagggcctcacatttctgtatctgtttcgtgtgGTGATAGATGATCAGCCTACTTTGCCggacacacgccgtcggctttttcgggtctaaggcaagcaggtttcctaacgatgttttacttcactgttcgagcgaagtccagggatcgaacctatgacctcagggatgagagtcgcacgctgaggccactaagccaacactgctcttaaaatattatttagtcattttaatattcttaaacgagatttttttttagataaatgcGAGCTTAATCAGAAAATTACGTTTCATTTTGCCTATAATAACTTCCGGTTCTGCAACttcattgtaattataatttaaattcagcAATTAGATTACTTCTTACGTTATTCGCGTGACTTACCAATAATACGTGTAAAAATCTAAATGTTTTcctattattaatacatatcttCATgagacatacatacaaaatgtGTAAATTTGTGGGGTCTTTGATTAAACCATGTGTAAACTTCGTTGATGGCGGCATTCTTGAAACGTAACGTAAACAAAAGGGTCGAAGTGAATCAGGGTTGTCACCCTTCAAGGGGTGCCAGTGTAATGACTGTTTTGTGTTTCAGGGAGTTTTTAAATAGCAATTTACGAAACTTGAATATTTCATCATGAATCTCTGGTGTGTGTTCCTTAaacgacgactcattggtctagtggttagtacccctgactgcgaatccatgggtcccgggttcgatccccggctgaggcgaacatcgatgtaatgagcatttggtgttgttcttaggtcttgggtgtttaaatatgtatttatatgtatatctatctataatatgtatgtatatccgttgcctagtacccataacacaagcttcaccagcttagcatgggactaggtcaattggtgtgaattgtctttaaaaaaaaaacatttatataattttctaaaatttaaatgttttgtaacCTAACCAATATAATACTATTAAAGTGCTGTCTTTATTACTCTCATGTTATTCACAAATAAATAGCGAgaaaaattattcaagaatataaattagaactgtttattaatatagcaAAAAAGAAAGGGTAACATAATTGAATACGTattctttgtaaaaaaattcgGGTCAACTGAACAGAACACTTGTTCTTATAgaaaacactattgttgccaATGTTTGTGAATAATTATTGTCACGATAAGACAATTACTACatgtgcatttttattttgtaaatattcttTAGCTTTTTCTAGTTAATTTCTTTCTTCATTGGATATCCATTCTTGTTGAATCAGGATCAAAgagaacaaattatttataaataataatttagacaGGAAATTAGCAGATATCTGAAAGTCGTGGACATATCTGATCGTATTAAACAGTTACTACATCCATCCAAAATCGAGGCAGATCGAAACATAATTGTAGTATAAAAAGCTATACTTTCTCATTTCAAGACATACTATGCATACTGACATAGTTTTTTCTATGTCAGATTCGAGTTCGACACAAGTAGGTACATAAAAGTGAAAGCGTTCACGCAATATGTCGTAATCAACAAGTCCCTCTCCAGTTCAACGTACTTATATATACTACTTATTggtttattatacaattatctatgcccttttatatttcataattctCCGAAGGCCGTTAACTATCAAATTAAGGAcaagtattatttaatgattGGTATGAGTCAAGTGTAatgatttaattgttaaaatctGTGGCGATTATTAATGTGACGCAGCGtactaaattgtttaaatataagagttttaaattaagaatagaGAATGTCCAAAATTGAAAGTACGTAACCTTCATTGTGTTGGAAGCATAGACTagagatttttatattcaaaacgAATATCTGTAAATTGTAATCAGGATCATTGCAATCTGTGACTGAGTGCACGTGCATTAACATAATTGAAAACATTTGTCTTGATAAGGATAAATTGATAAATCGCGTGTAGGTTATGGTAATATAATCCCACAGATTTTATGTCAGGAAAATTATCATAGATTGAGCCTCAACGACTATGTAATCTGTAAATATATACTAGATGTAGGTAATCGTTTCAACTAACATAATCTTAGCGTATaggataaattattttttattaaagaatgaCAGCAGACATAGATATATTTCCAACATCCATATCGTGATTTTATATGCTTTTAGTAGATCGCATTAAAATTTCTATCATTTACTATTAATATCGGTTATGATTGCACGATAGCTATTAATAAAATGGTCAAACAATAATACCTACTGTTAAACTTGGATATAAAGTGCCAAAAACCGTGGATTAGAAAAAGGAAGCGAGTATAGTGTTGTTTTGCACGTTTCTAAACAAGTTGTACCGGTTTAAAAATGCGTTTGCATTTAATTAAGCCGTGCACAAGCCTACTTGACCAATCGGaccgtaaaaatttactaacgACGTAAATAAGTTCCATTTTgcggtaaaaaattgtattgtttacttttacaaagctatttcaatttaatattctattgCCAGTTTTGTTACGCCAAAAGTACCTACAACTACACATAACAATTGAATCAACAGgcttgtaaaataaatgcttaacacgaaaaatattaaaaacacttaCTGTCTTTGAAGAATAAAGCGAATAACAACACGGGCACAAATACTGCAACTTTTGCcattatgattattttaaaattgcacAAAATATACACGGTCACACGTTGTTATTAAAGACACAACGTTCGTCCGAACTCGATCGTAGTCAGCGGAATACAGAATACAATCGCTTATTCGCTTGTGTTCGACCTCGGACCGTTCGCTACTCGCCTTATTAAATgacaagaaaatatttttaatctgtggGCAACTGACAGTACTAGCGCGGGAAAGCATTTATTGCAACTAGATTTGCACATATATATACCACAtccttttattgtttatgataaGAAAAGATTTTAACCTGTGGCAACCATAcgtcaaaaaacaaaatatgttttggcGGGAAAGCGTATTTCGCTTTATTTTAATGCTTACTTATTCttgataataaaatgtttgaattctttaaatttttaaaagttgttaAGACATTTGTATGGTATCAGTAAATTCTTAATACATTAAAGCCTACTTTATAGATAGTTAATAGAAGAATACAAAGAACTGCACAATCAGCTACGTCATGTTAGCATACAACAAAACGTaagtagtaataatatttgaataattaattttattggttGGAAATACTGTAAGAGTTtgcatcataaaaatatagaatttgaaattagaatatttaaaaaaacgagCTTTGTGACCAACTTTTCtgcctaaaattaaaataccataAACTTGTTTCTTTGCACATGTACCAAAAGTCTTAAATGTCGACTTAGCGGTTTAGCGTTTTACGCTATATACACTCCGTAGGATAAAGATAGTAAAATATCGAGACTCCCTCAGGTCATTGgccttaattaaattatgcgCAACATTGCGTGTTGCCAACGTTCCATTTTTATGGATTTTATCACCCAAATCCTTAGCCTAATTTTGACCGAAAATGTTTCCGAGATTTCCTGGTTGGAAGACGTATAGCATTACCGCATTCTTTGAGGTCATTTCTGATCTCCCatgttgaaataaaattaaaatcccccggatttctttaaatatttactcttGCATTTTTTCCTGCTGCAATTATgtcgttatatttatatgttaaggtTGCCGAAGATGTTTCGTAGTTCTTTTTGATTCTCTATAcaatcaattattaaattgtttcgtCTTCTAGTTGATTTTATCAATttcattaatgtaatttttactaGCGTCACCTGTCTAGAATAAAGATTCTCGAAGCCTTCTAAACGTTGCATTAATACCAATTCATCAATATTGAATTGCGACGGCTAAGTGGagagaaatacatacattccTTATGATATGAAGTAAGATTCGGCTTAAGACAAACCATGCTTTGTTTTTGTAAGACATGTGTGTAAGCTAAAGTACACGTGTTTCTATATTACAGTTAACTAAAATTAACGTAACGGATGTTTAAAGTTGAGGTatcattacaaatttaataatattgaaattattttcataagtgAATGTGTCGAAATACAGATTATCAATCTTAAACAattcttaattcaaaattttatgaagAAGTTTTGAGCCTTTACTTTATCTGTGGTGcaatgcaatattttttattgggaataatgttaaaattattttgtaaactgTTTATTGTAGTATTCCGTGTGCATGTTCTTGTATGATATAGCTACGTATATaagattatctagttgataaaagggcctgggactagtgctagacaggcttaCTTCTAATTACTtttcgatatttgttttaaaataagtgttgtttgatgatttgctatttttatagagagttttttacgccggctttttctctcggcttACACCCTCTgacttctttgccgatgagtagggatgcctacaaattcaaatttaatgacgtggaataagtgatacatgtatcttaatttttttattttatatgttttagttAAAGACTGACTCATTAATCAAGGTAGTCTTTAGCAATGACTAAGATGCTTTTGGTCTATTTGATTTCTGTTTGAATTAATTGTAAGACtactgtaatattaataaaaacgcCAGTGTATTAATGATGAGGCATCCGTTTAGAGGTGTTATTACAATTGTGCggattaaagaaaatatttatataatttcttttcttGGTTTGTCAGCGAGTAAGGGATATTCCTGTTACAAGGGTTTAAGCAGTCAATGAAATGCAAACTTTTTGGttcagatatttaaaaaaatacgctAGTCCAATTCACAAGAATTTAAAGTAAGaatgaaagaaagaaagtcttGCTAACAGTCCACGTGCAGGATCAGGTGAGAAAGAGTCCGATATATGAAGATACAATGAGCACTAGTAATGTGAATATATGAAATCTGATATTGTGTGGATGTAATTCACAttgattgtttaaaataagaacGTAGTTGTAGGAAAACGTTTTACTAACATTGAGACATTACCAGgctcttaaataataattactcaATACTAACATTTGTTCGAAGCTTTGTCTTCGTCGCTTATAAAGGCTACATTTACAATGATTAGAGACATAAAAGttctatacaatattatttatatccaaTATTGTGGTCTTATTAGTAAGTCAATGTAGATTgatattgttttgttatagTTCAGACATCTTTTTTGCCTCTAATTAAAGCCTTGTTGGTCGTTTAGGATAAAGTAGCCTTAGAAATAAATGGGGTTACTATAAGCGTGATGAACGCCATAGTATAGTCTGCAAATGAGGCTGCTCCGTTTCGGTTACATCTATCTCCCTCACACTCATTGCAAGAGAGAAGGGTGACCATGTCACCGAAGCTTTCGTGAGCCCTTCTTATGTCGTCACAGGAGCCTCGTTCAGATGCACAGCCTCGGATGTACCAGGGTCTTTGCATATCTGAATAAAAGAAAGATAATTAAGTAATTGATAAAGTAAGCAATGAAATAACAAGgtaggaaataaaaaaaatgctataGATACAAAAGCACGAAAAGATGAACGTGAAATATCTTCTATTATTTTCGGGTTACAATACGAAATGCTCTAATAGAGTGTTTTACCCAAACGCGGCAAAGGAAAGGTAGGTTTGCCAGGTCTATATTTTATCAACGAAAGATTCTCGTCTTGATGGTGAATCGGTAGATGCTTTTTCTCGATGCTCCATATAACATATACCTACCTGATTTTAAATGGTACCGCCCATGGATATTCACAATGCCTGAAGGCTCGCCTtgcctttaaagaattggtacgctcttttcttggaggaccctaagtcgtgTTGGGTTGGAAATACTAcaggaattaattttaactcgTCCATATTAAAAGACTTAGTGTACGTTTTTCTATATAACTTACGTTTGTATTGTTCCGCGTATGTCACACATTTTCCATTTTTGCTTGGATCCAGACTGTAAGGGCATAGCTTTGATGGAGTGTCCTCGTTAACATTTGGACAATCGGTGCACACAACGCATTCTACTGGCAACGCCTTTTGCAACAGCCGTGGTCTCTGTGGGAGTCCAGAAATATCTTGCGAATAAAGAATTCGTCTATCAGCTACGTCTGCATCTTTATTGTCCTTGTGTTCTTTGGATGGCTCTGATTTTTCCGAGGCGGCTGTAATAAGAGCCCTGAGTTaagtagtatattatataatatactgataaaaattatgaaaaagaaattcgaaacaaatttaaaaagtttggttcctgtggcagtgtaccttaacgctggcagcatttcctcgctgtattgcgatacaattattattttctttttaataatgtttattattactttgtaggttaagaaaatggTAAATACTGTAAACttgatagtaaataaaaacttttaataatatatttttaggttaGTTACCTATTGTTTTTgcttaagaaaattgttaataataaagtccAGGAAtgtaaaagtattaatttcagAAGGTTTAAAAGAGTGTTTCCCAGCGTGAGGCCCATGCCGCACAAgggacattttttattgttaagaaaatttattttgaatttgaatttcactttttcataatatgatttgaaaatttacttgcTCTGTTTCtttaacaatttcctagtaatttcttcctaaaactTTGAAGTTTCTTTAgtgaacaattcaattttgtattattaaaaattattaagtatgTGACACAAAAGGGGaaataagaatttttgaaatgctAAGGCGCATGGCACAAACAACGTTGGGAAACTCTggtttaaattttacttacacatatttagttaaaacgtgCTAAGTTAACCTGTTCAGGCtgtatattaaatgtaaaggtAATTGTcggtaacattatttttagataaaaacagTATAATTATTGCAAGTATGTATTTAGTCAAACTGCTTCAGGTCTCTTAGAGCTTCAAGCGAGAATTTCTGATTACAAATGAGAgtgcaaaataataatcaataaaataaaaaagcctttttattcaatgaacaaaaaaaatcagtggcgctacaacctcttaaggtctggcctcagatttctgaatctgtttcatgataacgTTTAAATCTAATGCAAAAGAACAAAGTAaactttttaagaaaataaatgacactattttttaataatatgcgattaatagtaaataatagaaCTTACCGGATGTAGATTCCGAGCATATCGAATATCCAAAAGCGCACGCAAGCAGTAAGAAAGTGGTGATCTTAGCCATTTTGATATCTTAATGGACTTCAACATTGATTATATAATGTCTAAACAATGTTATCGTTAAATTCGTTACGCTTAAGAGCCTGAAGATACGCTTTTGAAAATTGATTGTTATTCATACGTATTCCATGAGAccataataacaattatgaGGTCGCTTATTAGCGTGGCTTTGCGCTTCTCTTTTTGTTAATGCATTTTTGTATCCTCAAATCTGATGATCTGATTTAGAAGAACCGCTTCTAAAACTACAACGGTCCAATTACCGCTTTACAGACAGTCGCGGATTTCGTAtttttgcttttaattttattttcctttataatattgtagAATAAGTGTATTTCCTACAAACCTTGATTTTGTTTCC
The nucleotide sequence above comes from Pieris napi chromosome 22, ilPieNapi1.2, whole genome shotgun sequence. Encoded proteins:
- the LOC125060914 gene encoding uncharacterized protein LOC125060914 — its product is MAKITTFLLLACAFGYSICSESTSAASEKSEPSKEHKDNKDADVADRRILYSQDISGLPQRPRLLQKALPVECVVCTDCPNVNEDTPSKLCPYSLDPSKNGKCVTYAEQYKHMQRPWYIRGCASERGSCDDIRRAHESFGDMVTLLSCNECEGDRCNRNGAASFADYTMAFITLIVTPFISKATLS